Below is a window of Candidatus Woesearchaeota archaeon DNA.
CTTGTATTTGTGAAACTAAAGGAGTTCCTAATCTTACATAAAGTGCGCCAACCCCTTTTGGACCGTGAATTTTATGCGCGCTTAGACTAATCATATCAACATTTATTTTTAAAACATTAATGGGTTCTTTTGTAAATGTTTGTACCGCGTCTGTATGAAATAAAATGTTGTGTTTATCTGCGATTTTTCCTATCTCTGCAATCGGCTGTATTGTGCCAATTTCATTGTTAGCATGCATTATTGTAATTAATATAGTCTCTTTTTTGATAGATTCTTCAAGTTTTCTTAAATCTACTAATCCGTATTCATCAACTTCAAGATATGTAACAGTAAATCCTTTTTTTTCTAATTCCTTACACGTATTAAGAACCGCCGGATGTTCAATTTTTGAAGTAATTATATGCCCTTTTCCTTTTGCATCTGCAACTCCTTTAATTGCTAAATTGTCTGATTCTGTCCCTCCAGAAGTAAATATAATTTCTTCAGGCTTAGCATTTAATTTTTCAGCAATTGTTTTTCTTGCATTTTGTAAAGATTTATAGGCATCTTGCCCAAATCGATGTAAGGATGAAGCATTGCCATAGTTTTCTAAAAAGTAATTTTTTATAGTTTTTGCTACATTTAAATCTACTTGTGTAGATGCTCCATTATCCATGTAAACTATTTTTTTCATTTTAATAACCTTTATTCATTTGAAACAAACTTCACAGCACTCTTCCCTTAAATGATTACATTTATGAATATTACACAAAATTTTGGTTTGTTTTGCTATTTTACATATT
It encodes the following:
- a CDS encoding IscS subfamily cysteine desulfurase, which produces MKKIVYMDNGASTQVDLNVAKTIKNYFLENYGNASSLHRFGQDAYKSLQNARKTIAEKLNAKPEEIIFTSGGTESDNLAIKGVADAKGKGHIITSKIEHPAVLNTCKELEKKGFTVTYLEVDEYGLVDLRKLEESIKKETILITIMHANNEIGTIQPIAEIGKIADKHNILFHTDAVQTFTKEPINVLKINVDMISLSAHKIHGPKGVGALYVRLGTPLVSQIQGGVQERRIRAGTENIPGILGFAEAAKLDNQITNIRRLSNKLTAELLKIPHTKLNGHPQKRLANNVNISFKFVEGEGILFSLDQKGIAVSTGSACSSHSLEPSHVLLAIGLKHEIAHGAIRFTLSKNTTEEEVDYVIYSVKEVIEKLRKMSPVQAE